In Tachysurus vachellii isolate PV-2020 chromosome 10, HZAU_Pvac_v1, whole genome shotgun sequence, the following proteins share a genomic window:
- the rpl13a gene encoding 60S ribosomal protein L13a encodes MADRFHKVLLIDGRGHLLGRLAAIVAKQVLLGHKVVVVRCEGINISGNFYRNKLKYLAFLRKRMNTNPSRGPYHFRAPSRIFWRTVRGMLPHKTKRGQAALERLKVFDGIPPPYDKRKRVVVPAALKIVRLKPTRKFALLGRLAHEVGWKYQAITATLEERRKEKARMHYNKKKVQIKLSKVAEKNVESKIAKYTAVLKQYGVLV; translated from the exons ATGGCGGACCGGTTCCATAAG gttCTGCTTATTGATGGCCGAGGCCATCTCCTCGGTCGGCTTGCCGCTATTGTGGCCAAGCAAGTGCTGCTTG GCCATAAAGTTGTTGTTGTGAGATGTGAGGGCATCAACATCTCTGGCAACTTCTACCGTAACAAAC TTAAGTATTTGGCTTTCCTGCGTAAGAGGATGAACACGAACCCCTCTCGTGGTCCGTACCACTTCAGAGCTCCCAGCAGGATCTTCTGGAGGACGGTCAGAG GCATGCTTCCCCACAAAACCAAGCGTGGCCAGGCTGCGCTAGAAAGGCTGAAGGTGTTCGATGGCATTCCTCCTCCTTACGACAAG AGGAAGCGTGTGGTGGTTCCTGCAGCATTGAAAATTGTGCGCCTGAAGCCAACTCGCAAG tTTGCCCTGCTGGGTCGCCTGGCACACGAGGTGGGTTGGAAGTACCAGGCCATCACAGCCACGCTCGAGGAGCGCCGCAAAGAGAAGGCCAGGATGCACTACAACAAGAAGAAAGTGCAGATCAAGCTGTCCAAGGTGGCAGAGAAGAACGTAGAAAGCAAGATTGCAAAATACACCGCTGTACTCAAACAGTACGGTGTCCTGGTCTGA
- the LOC132852216 gene encoding vacuolar protein sorting-associated protein 33A-like, with translation MASHLSYSRVNLNILREAARKELREFLDRCAGSKAIVWDEYLTGPFGLIAQYSLLKEHEVEKMFTLKAGRVPSADVKNVIFFVRPKLELMDIIAENVMSEDKLQPQREFHILFVPRRSLLCEQRLKEQGILNAFTNIDEYILDLIPYDGDLLSMESESAFRECYLENDQTSLYHTAKGLMTLQALYGTIPQIFGKGECARHVANMMLRMKREFAGSQNQILPVFDTLLLLDRNVDLLTPLATQLTYEGLVDEIYGITNGYVKLPPEKFAQKKAGEGGKDLPTEPKKLQLNSAEELYAEIRDKNFNAVGAALSKKAKIISAAFEERHNAKTVGEIKQFVSQLPHMQAARTSLANHTSIAELIKDITTSEVFFDNLTVEQEFMTGVDTDKINTYIEDCIAQKDPLIKILRLVCIQSICNNGLKQKVLDFYKREILQIYGYEHILTLNNLEKVGLLKSQTTTRNNYPTIRKTLKLWMEDANEQNPNDISYVYSGYAPLSVRLTQVLARPGWRSIEEVLKMLPGPHFEERQQLPPGLHKKRQQGENRTTLVFFLGGVTYAEIAALRFLSQMEDGGTEYIIATTKLINGTSWIKSLMDRPEAHIP, from the coding sequence ATGGCTTCTCACTTGTCTTATAGCCGAGTCAATCTTAATATATTGAGGGAAGCTGCAAGGAAGGAGCTTCGCGAGTTTCTGGACAGATGCGCAGGAAGCAAGGCCATTGTATGGGACGAGTACCTCACAGGACCGTTTGGATTAATAGCTCAGTATTCGTTGCTGAAGGAACATGAAGTGGAAAAGATGTTTACACTCAAAGCGGGACGTGTGCCATCAGCTGATGTCAAAAATGTCATCTTCTTTGTACGTCCAAAGCTGGAGTTGATGGACATTATTGCAGAGAATGTAATGAGTGAGGACAAGTTGCAGCCACAGCGTGAGTTCCACATACTGTTTGTACCTCGGCGCAGTCTGCTGTGTGAGCAGCGCCTAAAGGAGCAAGGCATCCTGAATGCCTTCACTAACATCGATGAGTACATTCTAGACCTCATCCCTTATGATGGAGACCTACTGTCCATGGAATCGGAAAGTGCATTCAGGGAATGTTATCTTGAGAATGACCAGACGAGCCTGTATCACACTGCTAAGGGTTTGATGACTCTGCAGGCACTGTATGGAACCATCCCGCAGATCTTTGGCAAAGGAGAATGTGCAAGGCATGTAGCGAATATGATGCTGCGGATGAAGCGGGAGTTTGCTGGCAGTCAGAATCAAATCCTGCCGGTGTTTGATACGCTCTTGTTATTGGACCGAAACGTGGACCTGCTCACACCGCTAGCCACACAGCTCACCTACGAAGGCCTCGTTGATGAGATCTACGGCATTACTAACGGTTACGTGAAGCTTCCCCCTGAGAAATTTGCCCAGAAGAAGGCAGGTGAAGGAGGTAAAGATCTGCCCACGGAGCCCAAGAAGTTACAGCTCAACTCTGCTGAGGAGCTCTATGCTGAAATCCGTGACAAGAACTTTAACGCTGTAGGAGCAGCACTCAGCAAGAAAGCCAAGATCATCTCTGCCGCATTTGAAGAGCGCCACAACGCGAAGACTGTTGGGGAGATTAAACAGTTTGTATCCCAGCTGCCTCACATGCAGGCCGCTCGCACCTCGCTGGCCAACCACACGTCCATTGCTGAGCTCATCAAGGACATCACCACCTCAGAAGTTTTTTTTGATAACTTGACAGTGGAGCAAGAGTTTATGACCGGAGTGGATACAGACAAGATTAACACTTACATAGAGGACTGCATAGCACAGAAGGACCCACTTATCAAGATCCTCCGGCTGGTCTGCATACAGTCCATCTGCAATAACGGCCTTAAACAGAAAGTTCTTGATTTTTACAAGAGAGAAATCCTGCAGATTTACGGATACGAGCACATTCTGACCCTCAACAACTTGGAGAAGGTTGGCTTACTCAAATCTCAGACCACCACGAGGAACAATTATCCCACCATCAGGAAAACACTCAAGCTCTGGATGGAGGATGCGAACGAACAGAACCCCAATGACATCTCCTATGTGTATAGCGGTTACGCTCCTCTCAGCGTGAGGCTGACTCAGGTTCTGGCTCGGCCAGGCTGGAGAAGCATTGAGGAGGTGCTGAAAATGCTGCCTGGGCCACACTTTGAGGAGAGACAGCAGCTTCCCCCTGGTCTCCATAAGAAACGTCAGCAGGGAGAGAACAGGACAACGCTGGTGTTCTTCCTCGGGGGTGTGACGTATGCAGAAATTGCTGCACTCCGCTTTCTGTCTCAGATGGAAGACGGTGGGACAGAGTACATCATCGCCACTACCAAACTCATCAATGGCACCAGCTGGATAAAATCTCTAATGGACCGTCCTGAAGCACACATACCCTGA